The genomic segment GTATGACCATTTCGGCGGGAACACGCCTATTTTTTGCCTAATACGCAACTGATCAATCACTTGAGCAAACAGGGTTTTAACCTTCTGCAAGCGGCTGATATAAGCTTGGGCATCGTCTATGTTAGTGACCCGATGCACGTTAATTAAAAAACTAGGAACCATGGTGTGATAGGCGCTGAACTGGTCCATAATATAAGTATGATGACGAAATTCATCGTTGGCCAGTTGACGCTCAAGCGACACTTTATTTAATGCCAGGCTCACTTTCTCTTCTTGGCTTAACTGACTTTCATCAAAGCTTTTCAAGTGCTTTAACTGTTTCTTGGCAAGCTCGCTGCTTTGCTCAATAAACGTTTCGCTGATGTTGTCCCACTTATCGTAATCCCACTTATAACCTAAATAGCTTTGAAATTGCGGAGAGCGATGCAAGCGCTGCTGAAAGTTATCAGCAAAAAAGGCAGCTAGCCGTTGTGATTCTGTTTGAGATGCTTCGGCCGTTTGAGAGTTCGCAGCTTGAGTTTGAGCGGTGTGCGCATTCCATGACGTTAGCGTCACAGATGCTGCAATTGAAAGGGCGAGTATGGATAATTTCATATTGGCTCCCTGATATTTTTTACTGTGAATTTGAATGCGTTAGGGGCGTTCCTTACCATGTGCAACCATGTTTATGGTTACACAAAGCAAAATGAGTGCAAGTTAAACAGCTTGCACTCATTCGCAGATAATACATAAGACGATAACGCGTCTTATACGCTGTTAGTTAGAGAATGTATCGCCAAAGAAGTCGCCTTCATTCCAACGCGAACGCTCTTCTTGATTAGCTAAGGTGAGGCCGATGTAATAATTCACTTCAGCGAATTTAGTCGCGGCTTTCCAATTAAAAGGCTGATTAAAGTCATCCCCTGGCTTGTGATAATTAGTCGCTAGGAATTCACCGAATTTTTTGCTCCCATCAACTGCCGGGTCCGCCGACTGCAAGCCTGGAACTAAAAATACAGAAGGCACACCTTGTTTCACAAAGCTGTAGTGATCAGAACGCGTAAACAACGCTTGCTCAGGCCAAGGATCAGGGCTTAGGGTTAGACCAATTTTCTCTGCTGCAAGACTCACAGACTCTTTTAAATCACTGTGATCGGCACCAAAGGCAATCACGTCGTTAAATTCGTAAGTCAAAATAGGCATGTCTAAATTAACATTTGCGACCATAGCGTCTTTTGCCACTGTAGGGTTTTGTGCAAAATAGTCTGAGCCAAGTAAGCCCTTTTCCTCTGCCGTGACCGCGACAAACAAAATGGAACGCTTGGGGCGCTCAGGCATTTGACTAAACAAGCGCGCAGTTTCAAGTAACACAGACGTACCAGATGCATTATCCATGGCGCCGTTGTTGATCTTGTCTTTCTTCACTGTTTTGGCAATACCTATGTGATCAGAATGCGCTGAGTACACTATGTATTCATTTTTAAGGCTTGGATCAGAACCTTCTAAGATTGCGGCTACGTTAGGGCTGCTGATGGTCTTATGTTCGCTGCGCTTGCTAAAATCAATGCTGACTGGCAAAGAGAAACCTTTAGGTGATTTATCTTCTTCGAGTAATTGATAAATCTGCTCTAAATTCATATCTGCGTTTGCAAATAATAATTCAGCGGCCTCTTTGCTCAAATAGGCACTGTTTTTAAGCGCAGGATAAACATTTGCAGGTTGGCCATTTTTGTCTAGCCAGCGCACCGTTGGGGTATGAATATAGTTTAATAGGTTTTGATAAGGGCGAACCTTTTCGGCGGTGGGTGTTGTGATCGTAATATAACCAATGGCACCGTGCTGTGCAGCGTGGCGTTTCTTCTCATTGGTAGAACCAAAATGCGCACCTTCTTCACTAGGGAAAGAAGCTGGCTTGCCGGAAAGTACGACCACGACTTTACCTTTTACGTCTAAATCTGCGTAATCATCATGGCCAAGCTCTGGGGCAACTATACCGTACCCAGCAAAGACCAATTGGCCTTTCACGTTAGCCAGTTCGCTAACTGGGCTGGCACTGGTAATGTATTGCTTAGGATAAGCTAACTCTACTTTGCCTTTAGCCGTTTCAAGTACAAATGACGGCGAGGCTTGATCAAGCGAAGCTTGGCGAAAAGGTGCGCGCTGTAAAAAGCTGCCGTCATCACCAGCCGGCGTTAGGCCATAACCTTCCAGTTCCGAGGCTATATACAAAGAGGCAATTTCGTGTCCACGGGCGCCTGTATCACGCCCTTCAAGTAAATCATCAGACAAAAAACGTAAGTGAGATTTGATTCGCTGAGCATCAGCATGAACACTTTGTGAGTCGTTTTTGTCAGCGTTAGCGTTTTGCGAAGTTGATTGACAACCAGCAAGCACAAGCCCAGCTGAGAGCATGCCTAAATACATGATTCGGCGCATTATTAATCCTTTCTATCGTTGTGTGTATATTATTTTATTAACAGATTGACTAGCCACTTACCTATTGGCAAGCAGCGAGGGCAAAATAGCCGTTGCTCTGTTGTTCGATAAATTGTACGGCAAAGCGAACACTAAACAAAACAAAGTACGCTCAACGAAAGGTTTTATCGGCTCACCTGTACTTTTTTGCTCATGTCCAGCCTCACTCTTTATTTACGAGTACTTGGCGAAAAGACCAGGACTGGGTAGACTGCAGCACCTTTTTGAAAGTTTTAATTTTAAACCACTATTTCTAACCTTTAATGACTCAATATTATGCCAAACAATACTTCTCTTTTTAGAATTCAATTTATCGCTAATGGCGTACGTTACGAGCTGTATGTGCGCGAGCTATGTCAGGGCAGCTTATTTGGTTTCATCGAAATAGGTGATTTTGTGTGGGATAATCACACCAGCGTTGTGGTGGATCCAAGCCACGAAAAACTCAAAGATGAATTTGCCGATGTCACCACAACTTATATTCCCATGCATAATGTTTTGCGTATCGATGAGGTAAAAAAACAAGGCACAGCTAAAATCAGTGAATTATCTGATAAGGTAACCGCTTTCCCAAATCCCATTTATACCCCTAAAAAATAAATACCCTGTAGGCAAATAATAATCACAAGACAACGAGGGAACACTATGTATAAACGCAGTTTGATACTCGCGGCGCTAATGTTAAGCCTTTGCTTTGGGCAAGCAGCCTTCGGGGCGAGCGAGGCTTCTCAATCACGTAAACTTAGTGCCCTTTTGGAGCAAATTTGGCAATACCAGCTATCTGTTGATCCGATAAAGGCGACGCGCTATCAAAACAACCGCTATAACGATAAGCTGAAAGACCTTTCCCCCGAAGCGTTAAAAGCGAATGAACAGCGTAACCAGCAATTTTTGACTCGGTTAAAAGAGATTGACGACAGCGAGTTAAACCACCAGCAACAAATCAATAAATTGATGCAAATGCGTGAATTAGAAAACGACATCGATTTGTACCACTATAAAGCGCACTATATGCCGATCACGTCGGAATCAGGGTTTTATAGCTCGTTGGCCTTTTTGCCGGCATCCGCCCCTTTTAAGACAGAACAGGACTATCGTAATTACCTCGCTCGCTTAGCTGAATTTCCCCGCTATTTTGACCAGCAAATTGCATGGATGAAAAAAGGCATAGCGACAGGCCGAGTGCAGCCTAAAGCGGTGCTCGCTGGATTTGATGACACGATTAAAAAGTTCATAACAAACGATGTACATGACAGTCAATTTTTCGCCCCTTTTAAACGCCTTGCTGACTCAAGCTTTAGCCCCAGCGTACAAGCCAGTTTATATACTCAAGGCGAATTAGCCATTAACCAAAGTGTGCTACCAGCCTATCAGCGTTTTTATGACTTTTTAGTAGGCGAGTACATTCCCAATGCGAAACAAGATATTGCGGCCAGTACATGGCAAAACGGCGCTGAGTTTTATCAAAACCGCAGTAACTATTACACTAGCACCACGCTAGATGTAGCCGACATTCATCAAACCGGATTACAAGAGGTGAAACGCATCCGCAGTGAAATGCAAAGCGTGTTAGACACCCTTAATTTTGACGGCGACATCAACCAATTCATTCAGCATTTACGCACCTCTCCTGAATTTTATGCCGCCAGCGCAGATGAATTGTTAATGCGCGCTTCCTATATCGCAAAGCGCATTGACGCCAAACTCCCCCAACTTTTCTATACCTTACCCCGCATACCTTACGGCGTAGCTCCGGTACCGGATAATATTGCCCCTAAGTACACCACA from the Paraglaciecola mesophila genome contains:
- a CDS encoding M28 family metallopeptidase gives rise to the protein MRRIMYLGMLSAGLVLAGCQSTSQNANADKNDSQSVHADAQRIKSHLRFLSDDLLEGRDTGARGHEIASLYIASELEGYGLTPAGDDGSFLQRAPFRQASLDQASPSFVLETAKGKVELAYPKQYITSASPVSELANVKGQLVFAGYGIVAPELGHDDYADLDVKGKVVVVLSGKPASFPSEEGAHFGSTNEKKRHAAQHGAIGYITITTPTAEKVRPYQNLLNYIHTPTVRWLDKNGQPANVYPALKNSAYLSKEAAELLFANADMNLEQIYQLLEEDKSPKGFSLPVSIDFSKRSEHKTISSPNVAAILEGSDPSLKNEYIVYSAHSDHIGIAKTVKKDKINNGAMDNASGTSVLLETARLFSQMPERPKRSILFVAVTAEEKGLLGSDYFAQNPTVAKDAMVANVNLDMPILTYEFNDVIAFGADHSDLKESVSLAAEKIGLTLSPDPWPEQALFTRSDHYSFVKQGVPSVFLVPGLQSADPAVDGSKKFGEFLATNYHKPGDDFNQPFNWKAATKFAEVNYYIGLTLANQEERSRWNEGDFFGDTFSN
- a CDS encoding DUF1820 family protein; this translates as MPNNTSLFRIQFIANGVRYELYVRELCQGSLFGFIEIGDFVWDNHTSVVVDPSHEKLKDEFADVTTTYIPMHNVLRIDEVKKQGTAKISELSDKVTAFPNPIYTPKK
- a CDS encoding DUF885 domain-containing protein — translated: MYKRSLILAALMLSLCFGQAAFGASEASQSRKLSALLEQIWQYQLSVDPIKATRYQNNRYNDKLKDLSPEALKANEQRNQQFLTRLKEIDDSELNHQQQINKLMQMRELENDIDLYHYKAHYMPITSESGFYSSLAFLPASAPFKTEQDYRNYLARLAEFPRYFDQQIAWMKKGIATGRVQPKAVLAGFDDTIKKFITNDVHDSQFFAPFKRLADSSFSPSVQASLYTQGELAINQSVLPAYQRFYDFLVGEYIPNAKQDIAASTWQNGAEFYQNRSNYYTSTTLDVADIHQTGLQEVKRIRSEMQSVLDTLNFDGDINQFIQHLRTSPEFYAASADELLMRASYIAKRIDAKLPQLFYTLPRIPYGVAPVPDNIAPKYTTGRYIAPTRDDQPGYYWVNTYALDKRPLYALPALTLHEAVPGHHLQISLASEMQDLPPVRRYTYISAFGEGWGLYSEFLGKEVGIYATPYEEFGRLSYEMWRACRLVVDTGMHMQGWSRQKAIDYMLENTALSEHNVTTEVDRYISWPAQALSYKVGELTIKRLRKKAETALGDKFDLRAFHDAVLAYGSVPLSVLEQNIDTFIAQFAENQ